A genomic region of Pseudomonas abietaniphila contains the following coding sequences:
- a CDS encoding carboxy terminal-processing peptidase: MKQLLPSTTLALLIGLAALPMSASSFAANSWDNLQPDRDEVIASLNVVELLKRHHYSKPPLDDKRSEIIYQSYLKLLDPARSYFLASDIAEFDKWRFQFDDFLKSGDLNPGFTIYKRYLDRIKSRLDFALAQLSKGVDKIDLNTQETLLVDRKDAPWPKNEAELDDLWRKRVKDEVLRLKIAGKDPAKIQETLTKRYKNQLARLGQTRSEDIFQAYLNTFAMSYDPHTNYLSPDSAENFDINMSLSLEGIGAVLQSDNDNVKIVRLVPAGPAAKTKQVATADKIIGVAQGDKEMVDVIGWRLDEVVKLIRGPKGSVVRLEIIPASNAPNDQTTKIVSITREAVKLEEQAAKKSILHLNQDGKDYKLGVIEIPAFYLDFKAYRAGDPEYKSTTRDVKKLLTELQSEKVDGVVIDLRNNGGGSLQEATELTSLFIDKGPTVLVRNADGKVDVLEDENSGAFYKGPMALLVNRLSASASEIFAGAMQDYHRALIIGGQTFGKGTVQTIQPLNHGELKLTLAKFYRVSGQSTQHQGVLPDIAYPSIIDTKEIGESALPEAMTYDTIKPAIKPAVDPFKPFLAQLQSRHDVRSAKDAEFVFVEQKLALAKKLMSEKTVSLNEAERRAEHADVESKQLVMENTRRKAKGEEPLKELKKEDEDALPVDDDKTKPEDDAYLSETGRILIDYLGLSGSVAKK; this comes from the coding sequence ATGAAGCAATTATTGCCCAGCACCACCCTTGCATTACTCATTGGCCTGGCCGCATTGCCGATGTCAGCCAGCTCGTTCGCAGCCAACAGCTGGGACAACCTTCAACCTGATCGCGATGAGGTTATCGCCAGCCTGAACGTCGTGGAGCTGCTTAAACGCCACCACTACAGCAAGCCGCCGCTGGACGACAAGCGCTCGGAAATCATCTATCAGAGCTATCTGAAACTGCTGGACCCTGCGCGCAGCTATTTTCTGGCCAGCGACATCGCTGAGTTCGACAAATGGCGTTTTCAGTTCGACGACTTCCTCAAGAGCGGCGACCTGAACCCGGGATTCACTATCTACAAGCGCTATCTGGACCGCATCAAGTCGCGTCTGGACTTCGCCTTGGCCCAATTGAGTAAAGGCGTCGACAAGATCGACCTCAATACGCAGGAAACCCTGCTGGTTGATCGCAAGGACGCCCCTTGGCCGAAGAACGAAGCCGAACTGGATGACCTGTGGCGCAAGCGCGTCAAGGACGAAGTTCTGCGCTTGAAGATCGCGGGCAAAGACCCGGCGAAGATTCAGGAAACCCTGACCAAGCGCTACAAGAACCAGCTGGCGCGTCTGGGTCAGACCCGCAGCGAGGACATCTTCCAGGCGTACCTGAACACCTTCGCGATGTCCTACGATCCGCACACCAACTACCTGTCACCTGACAGTGCGGAAAACTTCGACATCAACATGAGTTTGTCGCTGGAAGGCATCGGTGCCGTCCTGCAAAGCGACAACGACAACGTCAAGATCGTGCGCCTGGTTCCGGCCGGCCCTGCCGCCAAGACCAAACAGGTGGCAACCGCTGACAAGATCATCGGCGTCGCCCAGGGCGACAAAGAGATGGTCGACGTGATCGGCTGGCGTCTGGACGAAGTGGTCAAGCTGATCCGTGGTCCGAAAGGCTCGGTGGTGCGTCTGGAAATCATCCCGGCGAGCAACGCGCCGAACGATCAGACCACCAAGATCGTGTCGATCACCCGCGAGGCCGTGAAGCTTGAAGAGCAGGCAGCCAAGAAGTCGATCCTGCACCTGAACCAGGATGGCAAGGACTACAAACTCGGCGTGATCGAGATCCCTGCGTTCTATCTGGACTTCAAGGCTTACCGCGCTGGCGATCCTGAGTACAAGAGCACCACCCGCGACGTGAAGAAACTGCTGACCGAGCTGCAGTCGGAGAAAGTCGACGGCGTGGTCATCGATTTGCGCAACAACGGCGGTGGTTCGCTGCAGGAAGCCACCGAGCTGACCAGCCTGTTTATCGACAAAGGCCCGACCGTGCTGGTGCGTAACGCTGACGGCAAGGTCGACGTGCTGGAAGACGAGAACAGCGGCGCGTTCTACAAAGGCCCGATGGCGCTTCTGGTCAACCGCTTGTCCGCTTCGGCTTCGGAGATTTTCGCCGGCGCCATGCAGGACTATCACCGCGCGCTGATCATCGGTGGCCAGACCTTCGGCAAAGGCACCGTGCAGACGATTCAGCCGCTGAACCACGGCGAACTCAAACTGACATTGGCCAAGTTCTACCGGGTTTCCGGTCAGAGCACCCAGCATCAGGGCGTTCTCCCTGACATCGCCTACCCGTCGATCATCGACACCAAGGAAATCGGCGAAAGCGCGCTGCCTGAAGCGATGACCTACGACACCATCAAGCCTGCCATCAAGCCGGCAGTGGACCCGTTCAAACCGTTCCTGGCCCAACTGCAATCTCGCCACGACGTACGTTCGGCCAAAGACGCCGAGTTCGTGTTCGTCGAGCAGAAGCTGGCGCTGGCCAAGAAACTGATGAGCGAAAAAACCGTCAGCCTGAACGAAGCCGAGCGTCGCGCGGAGCACGCCGACGTCGAGAGCAAGCAACTGGTGATGGAAAACACCCGTCGCAAAGCCAAGGGCGAAGAACCGCTCAAAGAGCTGAAGAAAGAGGACGAAGACGCACTGCCCGTGGATGACGACAAGACCAAACCGGAAGACGACGCTTACCTGTCGGAAACCGGGCGAATCCTTATCGATTACCTGGGCCTGAGTGGTTCCGTCGCAAAAAAGTAA
- a CDS encoding zinc-binding dehydrogenase encodes MKALQGVEGHVEWVEQPSPTLDVGQVRIKVAAAGLNRADLLQRAGLYPPPPGVTEILGMECSGVIAEVGSGTSWKVGDRVCALVAGGAMAEEVVVDARHVLPVPAGMSLHEAAGIPEVYATAWLNLFQLAGLKPGEKVLLHAGASGVGSAAIQLCKAFGNPCWVSVGSAERLAYCEALGAQGGVIRNESLEGLNDFAPFHVILDPVGANYAALNLKVLGTDGRLVLIGLMGGRKAELDFAQVLGKRIQILGSTLRSRDDQFKADLLSDLGQHVWPLFTEGRLKPQLARSFPILEAEEAYAELATNQVSGKVVLVIDPTLS; translated from the coding sequence GTGAAAGCATTGCAAGGCGTTGAAGGTCACGTGGAATGGGTTGAACAGCCATCACCGACGCTCGATGTGGGGCAAGTTCGCATCAAGGTCGCTGCGGCAGGGCTTAATCGCGCCGATCTGCTGCAACGCGCGGGGCTTTATCCGCCACCGCCAGGCGTCACGGAAATCCTTGGAATGGAGTGTTCCGGTGTGATCGCCGAGGTGGGGTCCGGCACGTCATGGAAGGTCGGAGACCGAGTCTGTGCGCTGGTTGCAGGCGGAGCGATGGCCGAAGAAGTGGTCGTCGACGCACGGCATGTTTTACCCGTACCAGCGGGTATGTCTTTGCATGAAGCTGCTGGCATTCCGGAAGTCTATGCAACGGCCTGGCTAAATCTTTTTCAGTTGGCGGGTCTCAAGCCCGGCGAAAAAGTGTTGCTGCACGCCGGCGCAAGTGGCGTTGGTTCAGCCGCCATTCAGCTGTGCAAGGCGTTTGGCAACCCGTGTTGGGTCAGTGTCGGTTCGGCTGAGCGACTGGCGTACTGCGAGGCACTCGGCGCGCAGGGCGGTGTGATCCGTAACGAGAGTCTGGAGGGTCTGAACGATTTCGCCCCGTTCCACGTGATTCTCGATCCTGTGGGCGCCAACTATGCCGCCCTGAACCTGAAAGTGCTGGGCACTGACGGGCGGCTGGTGTTGATCGGTTTGATGGGCGGGCGCAAGGCCGAACTGGATTTCGCGCAAGTGCTGGGTAAGCGCATCCAGATCCTGGGCTCGACCCTGCGCAGCCGTGACGATCAGTTCAAGGCCGACCTGCTCAGCGACCTGGGTCAGCACGTCTGGCCGCTGTTTACTGAAGGCCGGCTCAAGCCGCAACTGGCTCGCAGTTTCCCGATTCTTGAAGCGGAAGAGGCTTACGCCGAACTGGCGACCAATCAGGTGTCGGGCAAAGTGGTGTTGGTGATCGATCCAACGCTAAGTTAA
- a CDS encoding autotransporter outer membrane beta-barrel domain-containing protein: MSGSLVCVSRIFKPSCFLSLATLCVSAAHAANVNPGDSAVVSPGDAVDRWSLGSGSSLIVNGAQTLAITAAPAATVTINPGSSTQAISVLEGSVVTISDSNVSAAPGQSFGMAITGSSAALTNTNVSNANGVGISGSQDGTTKIGSRFSILGGTVSGGLGGITLSEQSTLDMDGTQVTGTGATSYGVLAFGSDMTLRNSTITGGLNGIVYRGTGTTTRVGTTNLDGTHVEGQSGSAILLSGRRVPVEFNLNLLNGTTLTGGNGNALEVTDSAVANVLVQRSTIVGNVQVTNNSTTNLAVNQGSLTGDIVVDGTSQGALSLQNQATFTGNLINVDNVAIGDQSTWNMVASNTIGSLAMNGGAVKFGGADQFYQLNVANLSGSGTFIMDVDYATNQHDTLNVTGTATGNHTLLIAGSGVDPVSPQQLTVVQTAAGDATFALAGGRAVDVGTFSYDLASASNGSGGTDWFLDPASKTISPGTASALALFNTAPTVWYGELTSLRSRMGELRLNKGDTGVWMRTYGNKYDVSQSSGLGYKQTQYGFSLGADAPLPVGDGQWLVGVLAGQSNSSLDLSRGTSGSVKSYYAGVYTTWLDQDSGYYFDGVLKFNRFRNDAKVSMSDGTRAKGNYDNSGAGGSLEFGRHIKLDDGYFVEPFTQLSAVVIQGKGFTLDNDMQADGDRSRSLLGKVGVTVGRNFALDNGSVLQPYVKVAGAHEFAKNNRVVVNDNTFNNDLSGSRAELGAGVAVAFSQNLQMHADFDYANGENIEQPLGANLGVRYSW; the protein is encoded by the coding sequence ATGAGTGGATCACTTGTCTGTGTATCAAGGATATTCAAACCCTCATGTTTTCTGTCACTGGCCACCCTGTGCGTCAGCGCCGCCCACGCGGCGAATGTGAACCCTGGCGACTCCGCCGTGGTGAGCCCGGGCGATGCTGTTGATCGCTGGTCCCTGGGTTCAGGCTCCAGCCTGATCGTCAACGGCGCTCAGACCCTCGCCATCACCGCTGCTCCAGCTGCCACCGTGACGATCAACCCTGGAAGCAGCACGCAGGCGATCAGCGTGCTCGAGGGTTCTGTGGTCACCATCAGCGATTCGAACGTCAGTGCTGCTCCTGGCCAGTCGTTTGGTATGGCGATAACCGGCAGTTCAGCTGCGCTGACCAATACCAACGTCAGTAATGCCAACGGTGTCGGAATCAGTGGATCTCAGGACGGCACCACGAAAATTGGCAGTCGCTTCAGCATCCTCGGCGGGACTGTCAGCGGCGGCCTGGGCGGGATCACGCTCTCAGAGCAGAGCACCCTGGACATGGATGGCACTCAGGTCACAGGAACAGGTGCAACCAGTTACGGCGTGCTCGCGTTCGGGTCAGACATGACCCTGCGCAACAGCACCATCACCGGTGGCCTCAACGGCATCGTTTATCGCGGTACCGGGACCACCACCCGCGTCGGCACGACTAACCTGGACGGTACTCATGTCGAGGGGCAAAGCGGTTCAGCGATTCTTCTGAGTGGCAGGAGAGTGCCGGTGGAGTTCAACCTCAACCTGCTCAACGGCACCACGCTGACCGGCGGCAACGGTAATGCACTGGAGGTGACTGATTCAGCCGTCGCCAATGTTCTGGTACAACGAAGTACGATCGTCGGTAACGTTCAGGTCACCAATAACAGCACCACTAATCTGGCCGTCAACCAGGGCTCCCTGACCGGCGACATCGTGGTCGATGGCACGAGCCAGGGCGCCTTGTCCCTGCAAAATCAGGCAACGTTCACCGGCAACCTGATCAATGTCGACAACGTTGCCATTGGCGATCAATCCACCTGGAACATGGTGGCGTCCAACACCATTGGTTCTCTGGCGATGAATGGCGGCGCGGTCAAGTTCGGAGGCGCCGATCAGTTCTATCAACTGAACGTGGCGAACCTTTCAGGCAGTGGCACGTTCATCATGGACGTCGATTACGCCACCAATCAGCACGACACACTGAACGTGACCGGCACCGCAACGGGCAATCATACCTTGTTGATTGCCGGCTCCGGCGTCGACCCGGTTTCACCGCAGCAACTGACGGTCGTTCAGACCGCCGCAGGCGATGCCACCTTCGCACTGGCCGGTGGACGGGCGGTGGACGTGGGGACGTTTTCATATGACCTGGCGTCGGCCAGCAATGGTTCGGGCGGAACTGACTGGTTCCTCGACCCGGCCAGCAAAACCATCAGCCCCGGGACGGCCTCTGCATTGGCCTTGTTCAATACGGCGCCGACGGTCTGGTACGGCGAGCTCACCTCGTTGCGCAGCCGGATGGGCGAGCTGCGGCTCAACAAGGGCGACACCGGCGTCTGGATGCGCACTTACGGCAACAAGTATGACGTGAGTCAGTCATCCGGTCTGGGCTACAAGCAGACCCAATATGGCTTCTCACTGGGCGCGGATGCGCCGTTGCCGGTCGGTGACGGTCAGTGGCTGGTGGGGGTGCTGGCGGGCCAGAGCAATTCCAGTCTTGATCTCAGTCGCGGCACGTCCGGTTCTGTCAAAAGCTATTACGCGGGTGTGTACACCACCTGGCTTGATCAAGACAGTGGTTATTACTTTGATGGCGTACTCAAATTCAACCGCTTTCGCAACGATGCCAAGGTCAGCATGAGCGACGGTACCCGCGCCAAGGGCAATTACGATAACTCGGGCGCTGGCGGTTCGCTGGAGTTCGGACGCCATATCAAACTGGACGACGGCTACTTCGTTGAGCCTTTCACCCAACTGTCCGCTGTGGTGATTCAGGGCAAGGGCTTCACCCTCGATAACGACATGCAGGCCGACGGTGACCGCTCCCGCTCATTGCTGGGCAAGGTCGGTGTGACGGTAGGGCGCAATTTCGCGCTGGACAACGGCAGTGTCTTGCAGCCTTACGTCAAGGTGGCGGGTGCTCACGAGTTCGCCAAGAACAACCGGGTGGTGGTCAACGACAATACCTTCAATAACGACCTCTCGGGATCGCGAGCCGAACTGGGCGCAGGGGTTGCCGTGGCGTTCTCGCAGAACCTGCAGATGCATGCGGATTTCGACTACGCCAATGGCGAGAACATCGAGCAGCCGCTGGGCGCCAATCTCGGTGTGCGCTACAGCTGGTAA
- a CDS encoding HAD family hydrolase → MALAIFDLDETLIHGDCASLWSEQMGRLGWVDPESFIKKDHELMEAYSKGDLAMEDYMAFSLEPMIGRTPEEVDFLVGPWVEDFIEPIIFSDATKAIAEHRAAGDRILIISASGVHLVKPIAERIGVDEVLAIDLDIAHGVYSGKTQGVLTYREGKITRLMEWLDQEGENLEGASFYSDSRNDLPLLQKVDFPHVVNPDPVLREAAQKAGWPIHSWT, encoded by the coding sequence ATGGCATTAGCAATATTCGACCTGGACGAAACCCTGATTCATGGTGACTGCGCCAGCCTGTGGAGCGAGCAGATGGGCCGTCTGGGCTGGGTCGATCCCGAGTCCTTCATCAAGAAAGACCATGAACTGATGGAGGCTTACAGCAAGGGCGATCTGGCGATGGAAGACTACATGGCGTTCAGCCTCGAACCCATGATCGGTCGCACGCCTGAAGAAGTGGATTTTCTGGTGGGGCCCTGGGTCGAGGACTTCATCGAACCGATCATTTTCAGCGACGCTACCAAAGCCATCGCCGAACACCGCGCGGCCGGTGACCGCATCCTCATCATCTCGGCGTCCGGTGTGCATCTGGTCAAACCCATTGCCGAGCGAATCGGCGTCGATGAAGTGCTCGCCATTGATCTGGACATCGCCCACGGCGTCTACAGCGGCAAGACCCAAGGCGTGCTGACGTACCGCGAAGGCAAGATCACCCGTTTGATGGAGTGGCTGGATCAGGAAGGCGAAAACCTCGAAGGCGCCAGTTTCTACTCAGACTCACGCAACGACCTGCCACTGTTGCAGAAGGTCGATTTCCCCCACGTGGTGAACCCCGATCCGGTGCTTCGGGAGGCCGCGCAGAAGGCTGGCTGGCCGATTCACAGCTGGACGTGA
- a CDS encoding ABC transporter ATP-binding protein, producing the protein MSFVSVENLQKNYASTAVFSDINCVINKGEFVTLLGPSGCGKSTLLRCIAGLTSVTSGRIFLDGKNIVPVSPQKRGIGMVFQSYALFPNMNVEQNVAFGLRMQKVSADETRQRVAEVLKLVELTELAKRYPHQMSGGQCQRVALARSLVTRPRLLLLDEPLSALDARIRKHLREQIRAIQQELGLTTIFVTHDQEEALTMSDRIFLMNQGRIVQSGDAETLYTAPVDAFAAGFIGNYNLLEPDAASRLMQRPISSRVAIRPEAIQLSLTGSLEGEVRSHSLLGNVIRYRVEARGVELVVDVLNRSANDLHPNGQRVTLNIEDSALCEVA; encoded by the coding sequence ATGAGCTTCGTCAGTGTCGAAAACCTGCAAAAGAACTACGCCAGCACAGCGGTCTTCAGTGACATCAACTGCGTGATCAACAAGGGCGAGTTCGTGACCCTGCTCGGCCCGTCCGGCTGCGGTAAATCCACCCTTTTGCGCTGCATCGCCGGGCTGACCTCGGTCACCAGCGGGCGGATCTTCCTCGACGGCAAGAACATCGTGCCGGTGTCGCCGCAGAAGCGCGGCATCGGGATGGTGTTCCAGAGCTATGCGCTGTTCCCCAACATGAACGTGGAGCAAAACGTCGCCTTCGGCTTGCGCATGCAGAAGGTCAGCGCCGATGAAACCAGACAGCGCGTGGCCGAGGTGCTGAAGCTGGTGGAGCTGACCGAGCTCGCCAAACGTTATCCGCACCAGATGTCGGGCGGCCAGTGCCAGCGTGTGGCGCTGGCGCGCTCACTGGTGACCCGCCCTCGCCTGCTGCTGCTCGACGAACCGCTGTCGGCGCTGGATGCACGCATTCGCAAACACCTGCGCGAACAGATCCGGGCGATCCAGCAGGAACTGGGCCTGACCACGATTTTCGTGACCCATGATCAGGAAGAGGCGCTGACCATGTCGGACCGGATCTTCCTGATGAACCAGGGTCGGATCGTGCAGAGCGGCGATGCCGAAACCCTGTACACCGCGCCGGTCGATGCGTTCGCCGCCGGCTTCATCGGTAACTACAACCTGCTGGAACCCGACGCCGCCAGCCGCCTGATGCAGCGCCCGATCAGCAGCCGTGTGGCGATCCGGCCAGAAGCCATTCAACTGAGCCTGACCGGCTCGCTGGAAGGCGAAGTGCGCAGCCACAGCCTGCTGGGCAATGTGATCCGTTATCGTGTCGAAGCGCGAGGTGTGGAACTGGTGGTCGATGTGCTCAACCGTTCGGCCAATGACTTGCACCCGAACGGCCAGCGCGTCACCCTGAACATTGAAGATTCGGCGCTGTGTGAAGTGGCCTGA
- a CDS encoding ABC transporter permease — protein MSRAERGPAGLYHRVVVYILFLILLAPLLGTFVYSIATSWSATILPAGFTYKWYVALWSDPRFLMAFGQSLLVCVGALILSVVLILPLLFVVHYHFPKLDALMNILILLPFAVPPVVSSVGLLQLYGSGPLAMVGTPWILIGCYFTIALPFMYRAITNNLQAINLVDLMDAAQLLGASTFQAAFLVVLPNLRKGLMIALLLSFSFLFGEFVFANLLVGTRYETLQVYLNNMRNSSGHFNSALVISYFFFVLLLTWAANRLNKDKD, from the coding sequence ATGTCTCGCGCTGAACGCGGCCCGGCCGGGCTTTACCACCGCGTGGTGGTGTACATCCTGTTTCTGATCCTGCTGGCGCCTCTGCTGGGCACCTTCGTTTACTCCATTGCGACCAGTTGGTCGGCCACCATTCTTCCCGCCGGCTTCACCTACAAATGGTACGTGGCGCTGTGGAGCGACCCGCGCTTCCTGATGGCGTTCGGGCAGTCGTTGCTGGTGTGTGTCGGTGCGCTGATCCTGTCGGTGGTGCTGATCCTGCCGCTGTTGTTCGTGGTGCATTACCACTTCCCGAAACTCGACGCGCTGATGAATATCCTGATCCTGTTGCCGTTCGCCGTGCCGCCGGTGGTGTCGTCGGTCGGGCTGCTGCAGCTCTACGGTTCCGGGCCGCTGGCGATGGTCGGCACGCCGTGGATCCTGATCGGTTGCTACTTCACCATTGCCCTGCCCTTCATGTACCGGGCGATCACCAACAACCTCCAGGCGATCAACCTGGTCGACCTGATGGACGCGGCTCAGTTGCTCGGCGCCAGTACCTTTCAGGCGGCGTTTCTGGTCGTGCTGCCGAACCTGCGCAAAGGCCTGATGATCGCCCTGCTGCTGTCGTTCTCCTTCCTGTTCGGTGAGTTTGTGTTCGCCAACCTGCTGGTCGGCACCCGCTACGAAACGCTGCAGGTTTACCTGAACAACATGCGCAACAGCAGCGGACACTTCAACAGCGCGCTGGTGATCTCTTATTTCTTCTTCGTATTGCTGCTGACTTGGGCGGCCAATCGACTCAACAAGGACAAAGACTGA
- a CDS encoding ABC transporter permease, translating to MNSQSRGKWLGLLCLVPFALFFIAFQIAPLAWVAINSLYSDAGWGVDNFIKAFNSRFYRQAMQYSLEISFWSSLIGIVIAILGSYSLRKVPSRLRDFVSAFANMTSNFSGVPLAFAFIILLGFNGALTLILKQAGIIDDFNLYSKTGLIILYTYFQIPLGVLLLYPAFDALREDWRESASLLGASTWDFWRHIGIPVLTPALLGTFVILLANALGAYATVYALTTGNFNVLPIRIAAMVAGDITLDPNMASALAMILVGMMTLVTIVHQWLLKRSYHVSR from the coding sequence GTGAATTCACAGAGTCGCGGCAAATGGCTGGGGCTGTTGTGCCTGGTGCCTTTTGCCCTTTTTTTCATCGCGTTTCAGATCGCCCCGCTCGCCTGGGTCGCCATCAACAGCCTGTATTCGGACGCCGGTTGGGGTGTGGACAACTTCATCAAGGCCTTCAACTCGCGCTTCTACCGACAGGCCATGCAGTACAGCCTGGAGATCAGTTTCTGGTCGAGCCTGATCGGCATCGTCATCGCGATCCTCGGCAGTTACTCGCTGCGCAAGGTGCCGTCACGGCTGCGTGACTTCGTCAGCGCCTTCGCCAACATGACCAGCAACTTTTCCGGCGTCCCGCTGGCGTTCGCGTTCATCATCCTGCTGGGCTTCAACGGCGCGCTGACGTTGATTCTGAAGCAGGCCGGCATCATCGATGACTTCAACCTGTATTCGAAAACCGGGCTGATCATCCTCTACACCTACTTCCAGATTCCGCTCGGTGTGCTGCTGCTTTACCCCGCGTTCGACGCACTGCGCGAAGACTGGCGCGAATCGGCGTCCCTGCTGGGCGCCAGCACCTGGGATTTCTGGCGGCATATCGGCATTCCGGTGCTGACGCCGGCCCTGCTCGGCACCTTCGTGATCCTCCTGGCCAACGCACTGGGCGCTTATGCCACGGTGTATGCGCTGACCACTGGCAACTTCAACGTCCTGCCCATCCGCATCGCGGCCATGGTCGCGGGCGATATCACGCTGGACCCGAACATGGCCAGCGCCCTGGCGATGATTCTGGTGGGCATGATGACCCTGGTCACCATCGTTCATCAGTGGCTGTTGAAGAGGAGCTACCATGTCTCGCGCTGA
- a CDS encoding alkaline phosphatase family protein: MKHNVILILLDGLSYSVAQHAMGHLLAYRNAGRAALYKLECELPALSRPLYECILTGVAPIDSGIVHNHVSRLSNQRSVFHYAAASGLTTAAAAYHWVSELYNRSPFIASRDRHTDDADLPIQHGHFYYVDHYPDSHLFDDAEHLRTAHQPNFLFIHPMNIDDAGHKHGLDTPQYRNSARSADIILAEYLQRWLDAGYQVLVTADHGMNNDRSHNGILPEEREVPLFVIGDAFSLDPEASPRQTDLCGTVCELLGVPHDKPVCREVLK; this comes from the coding sequence ATGAAACACAACGTCATTCTGATCCTGCTGGACGGCCTGAGTTACAGCGTGGCGCAGCATGCAATGGGGCATTTGCTGGCGTATCGAAACGCAGGTCGCGCCGCGCTGTACAAGCTCGAATGCGAACTGCCGGCGCTTTCCCGACCATTGTACGAATGCATTCTGACGGGTGTCGCGCCCATCGACAGCGGCATCGTGCACAACCACGTTTCACGCCTGTCCAACCAGCGCAGCGTGTTTCATTACGCCGCCGCATCGGGTCTGACCACGGCCGCCGCCGCGTATCACTGGGTCAGCGAGCTGTACAACCGCAGCCCGTTCATCGCCAGCCGCGACCGCCACACCGACGACGCTGACCTGCCGATCCAGCACGGTCATTTCTACTACGTCGATCACTACCCCGATTCCCACCTGTTCGACGATGCCGAGCATCTGCGAACGGCGCATCAACCGAACTTCCTGTTCATCCATCCGATGAACATTGATGACGCCGGCCACAAACACGGCCTCGATACCCCGCAGTACCGCAACAGCGCGCGCTCGGCCGACATCATCCTCGCCGAATACCTGCAGCGCTGGCTGGACGCCGGTTATCAAGTGCTGGTGACCGCCGACCATGGCATGAACAACGACCGCTCGCACAACGGCATCCTGCCCGAGGAGCGTGAAGTGCCGCTGTTCGTGATCGGCGATGCGTTCAGCCTCGATCCCGAAGCGTCACCCAGACAGACCGACCTCTGCGGGACGGTCTGCGAGCTGCTTGGCGTGCCCCACGACAAACCCGTCTGCAGAGAGGTGCTCAAGTGA
- a CDS encoding ABC transporter substrate-binding protein, with the protein MKHLLLASLLGSAIALSTSAMAADSVKDLEAAAKTEGAVNSVGMPDDWANWKGTWTDLTAKYGLVHMDTDMSSAQEVAKFDAEKDNASADIGDVGAAFGPIAVAKGVTQPYKPTTWDQVPDWAKDKDGHWALAYTGTIAFIVNKKLLHGSDVPKSWADLKTGKYKVTIGDVSTAAQAANGVLAAAIAMKGDETNIAPGLQLFTELAKQKRLGINNPTIQTMEKGEVEVGVVWDFNGLSYKAKMANPDDYVVLIPSDGSVISGYTTIINKYAKHPNAAKLAREYIFSDAGQINLANGNARPIRADHLKLPPEVQAKLLPNEQYKNVTPIKDAAAWEKTSKALPQQWNEQVIVEMQ; encoded by the coding sequence ATGAAACACCTTTTGCTGGCATCACTCCTGGGTTCGGCCATCGCGCTGAGCACCTCGGCCATGGCCGCCGACTCCGTCAAAGATCTGGAAGCCGCCGCGAAAACCGAAGGCGCGGTCAACAGCGTGGGCATGCCCGATGACTGGGCGAACTGGAAAGGCACCTGGACCGACCTGACGGCCAAGTACGGCCTGGTGCACATGGACACCGACATGAGTTCGGCACAGGAAGTGGCCAAGTTCGATGCGGAAAAAGACAACGCCAGCGCCGATATCGGCGACGTGGGCGCCGCTTTCGGCCCCATCGCCGTAGCCAAGGGTGTGACCCAGCCTTACAAGCCGACCACCTGGGATCAGGTTCCGGACTGGGCGAAAGACAAGGACGGTCACTGGGCACTGGCCTACACCGGCACCATCGCCTTCATCGTCAACAAGAAGCTGCTGCACGGCTCCGACGTGCCGAAGTCCTGGGCTGACCTGAAGACCGGTAAATACAAAGTCACCATCGGCGATGTGAGCACCGCGGCTCAAGCGGCCAACGGTGTGCTGGCGGCAGCGATTGCGATGAAAGGTGACGAAACCAATATCGCCCCAGGCCTGCAACTGTTCACCGAACTGGCCAAGCAGAAGCGTCTGGGCATCAACAACCCGACCATCCAGACCATGGAAAAAGGCGAAGTGGAAGTCGGCGTGGTATGGGACTTCAACGGCCTGAGCTACAAAGCCAAGATGGCCAACCCGGACGATTACGTCGTGCTGATCCCGTCTGACGGCTCGGTGATCTCGGGCTACACCACCATCATCAACAAATACGCCAAACACCCGAACGCGGCCAAGCTGGCGCGCGAGTACATCTTCAGCGACGCCGGTCAGATCAACCTGGCCAACGGCAACGCCCGTCCGATCCGTGCCGATCACCTGAAGCTGCCACCGGAAGTGCAAGCCAAGCTGCTGCCTAACGAGCAGTACAAGAACGTGACGCCGATCAAAGACGCCGCGGCCTGGGAAAAAACCTCGAAAGCCTTGCCTCAGCAGTGGAACGAGCAGGTCATTGTAGAAATGCAGTAA